The stretch of DNA ACTATCACTAGAAACTACTATATTATCTATTTTTTGTATTTTCTTTAATTGTCTTATTTTATGTATAAGTAAATTTGAATCAGCAAAAGGAAGTATATTTTTATTTTTTAATCTCCTAGATCCTGCTCTTACAGGAATTATAGCTGTATATTCTTGTTTTTTCATTTTTACTCCTTAACTTATATATTATGCAATAAAAAACCTACACTGCAATTTTATATTGCAATGTAGGTTGTAATTTTTGGTTTTTTGTATTAATATAAATAAATATGCAATCGTAGCATTGAATATTAGGTCTGGTCTGGTCTGGTCTGGTCTGGTCTGGTATAAAGTTTTTGTAATAAAATTAAGTTTTATGTTTTTAGATAATGATTGCAGTTCATCAGACATTACTTTATTTCTATCATCAAATTCATTAAGTTTAGCATTATTTATTAAGTCTTCTGATACATAATTATTTGCTGCTATATTAGTAAATCCGTCTAAACCAGCAATATTTACCTCTTTTATTTCTAATTTTATTAATAATTTTAATAACATCAATGCTGCATTATCGAACATCTGTGATTCATTTACATAATCATTATAATTTAATATAATTTCTTTATCATTAGAATTATCTATTGTATTTTTTATATTTGAAGTTATTATATACGGAATATTTATATTATCAATATTTTCAAATCTTTTTTTATTAGTAATAAAAATAATATCAGACTCAAAATCTTTAGGTATAAAGTTAATAGATATTATTAATGGATTATTTTTATCTATAAAATTATATATATTGTTTTTTTCATGTATTAAAGATTGCCCTGGTGCTAATAATAAAAGCTTTTTATTTGATAATAATTTCTTTATTTTTATTAGATTATCAGAATCATCTATATAATGTTTTTGATGATTTAAATATAATTCTTTTATTAACTCTTTATTAAATATAGCTCTTTGATTTTTAGGTATATCACTAATTATTTTGTTAATTGAATTAATATTTAAACTTTGCATATTAATTAAATATGATGCATAATTAGGATGACATTTATTAATAGCAGCTAAATAATACGGAACTGAATATCCCCAAGGAGTTCTATTAAAAATTTTATTTAAATGTTTATCTATAATATTTAATATAGGTAATATATTATAGTTTTTGTTATAATTTTCATTTAAATATTGAGTGAGAAGTTCAGTATTTAAATTACCAGCTCCTCTACCCATACCAAATACAGAAGAATCTATTATTAAATTTCTGTTATGATGCAATTTTAATAATGCCAAAGCATTAGAAAATGATAACTGTAAATTGTTATGAGAGTGAAAACATATAGATATATCTTTTTCTAAATTATTATCAATTAAGAAAAATAATCTTATAATATCCTTTTCATGTAATACACCATTTGTATCAACAATTGAAAATCCAAAGGGCTTTAAATTATTAATTTTGTCTATTAGTGATAATAATTCATAATCTGAATAAGTATCTATATTTGTTGGATTAGCAAATATTTCATATCCTTTATTTTTTATTTCTTTTAAAAATAATATAGCTTCATCGATTTCATTTTTTTTAAAAGTAACTCTTATAATATCTAATATAGATTTTTGAGATATACTATTAATTGGATATTTTCCATATACTATCATTGAAGATAATTTTGAATTCTTATTTAATGATACAAAATCTTTTAATTTATTAATATCATTAAATAATGTTTGGTTTTTATTATATTTAATATTATTTTGTAGAAATCCTATTTCTATATAATCTATATTAGCATTTATTAAATTATATATAATATCTTTTATGGTATTTTCTCCAAATAGCCAGTTATTAATATAACCGCCATCTCTTAAAGTACAATCAAGTATTTTTATATTTTTCATATTATTCCATTATTTTTTATTATATTAATAATAT from Brachyspira pilosicoli encodes:
- a CDS encoding aldolase catalytic domain-containing protein, with translation MKNIKILDCTLRDGGYINNWLFGENTIKDIIYNLINANIDYIEIGFLQNNIKYNKNQTLFNDINKLKDFVSLNKNSKLSSMIVYGKYPINSISQKSILDIIRVTFKKNEIDEAILFLKEIKNKGYEIFANPTNIDTYSDYELLSLIDKINNLKPFGFSIVDTNGVLHEKDIIRLFFLIDNNLEKDISICFHSHNNLQLSFSNALALLKLHHNRNLIIDSSVFGMGRGAGNLNTELLTQYLNENYNKNYNILPILNIIDKHLNKIFNRTPWGYSVPYYLAAINKCHPNYASYLINMQSLNINSINKIISDIPKNQRAIFNKELIKELYLNHQKHYIDDSDNLIKIKKLLSNKKLLLLAPGQSLIHEKNNIYNFIDKNNPLIISINFIPKDFESDIIFITNKKRFENIDNINIPYIITSNIKNTIDNSNDKEIILNYNDYVNESQMFDNAALMLLKLLIKLEIKEVNIAGLDGFTNIAANNYVSEDLINNAKLNEFDDRNKVMSDELQSLSKNIKLNFITKTLYQTRPDQTRPDLIFNATIAYLFILIQKTKNYNLHCNIKLQCRFFIA